A single genomic interval of Stieleria maiorica harbors:
- a CDS encoding M56 family metallopeptidase — MSGWIWQWIDFGHAHPEMSKLAAGITHAALIVFLAWGIERIARHRPSSFRHSIWACAFCALVLLVPQALVSFPLRIPIRMSRVTDPVNSPSAVSLDVTMDLVSESETAAMDGGVDDTALDASGVEAVATAFVPEVKPASALRSPPTIQTPPTRSRFSLASTGILIYALGVALWLARILRSWVRLRRIAREASRFPDADTELVQTCMSRIGLEKMPDCRVSSAISSPLTFGMMHPVILVPRQFESFTADQRRHCLLHEMAHVVRRDAWWNWVAEITAAVYWFHPCVHWARIQLRRSREDAADDAVMRTGERPASYSRSLLEISQQIAGKMANPSVAIHSGTNLEQRIRRIVAPTLRLDQQPRWAVALLAAGFVSIAAISFSVESVVAQKPPLPNRTAETDRTSPPGNTSTPENLTAASTVVEPAEKETASVNEAGLFDRFRTANRFQPKTEATKRIEIQFQGQVVDDIGPVAGAVVLIREFVPSPNPNGNHTDPPIVARTMTDSAGRYEVDGVPIARLKSPVRARWEILVADRDGRLGLGAYALTSFTLRQPRPWNASVDIQLPGPESVTGRVIESDGNSLADVRVAVKEITVPESVRGDAGPFMDPERASLPKQPHRFSFPTDRIHLSAITAGDGQFTFRVPENASLVLGLKRAEFFPRLARLSAPGSPQASRLSGGMIELVSPATIPLRRLLEVPLSIRNPEGDPVKEFTLVALPSEGNAPTQRLQVTPDGTLRTTAEFLRSVAGPDGHVRLIATFPFDSGLVHLAQSVPAETIITEKGLQWNAQRGRQASGRVVVSDSGAGIGGVEVCWHQQPDRIEASPLSCQSDGQGRWQMVVPNERGFLSVIGSIAGMDLLTFDAFNEDTSETQRLTQRVASGAVGSALTVPDFHVDRIPPRIVTVVDSSGAAVPEVWVHSEHVETIQRNGKVYHLPQRLARPERTDADGRCSLVLNRTQWQHGSIKVIEYNDEDAEPSPAFIGAVKEITPDPGAPIKLVLREPWIVTGRVLIDGQPARGLQIGLTTRMIRSNDFGLFKTDTVTFDGDGNFELKGIAGPEYSVAVRKVSGDTPTYYYWQTPIAEVAPGRYSVGTLSIASDQLKTHQQLYDERYRNVAPNPGANE, encoded by the coding sequence ATGAGTGGTTGGATCTGGCAATGGATCGATTTCGGACACGCACATCCCGAGATGTCAAAACTCGCCGCCGGCATCACGCACGCCGCGCTGATCGTCTTCCTGGCATGGGGGATCGAACGAATCGCACGGCATCGCCCGTCGAGTTTTCGACACAGCATTTGGGCCTGTGCGTTTTGTGCCCTTGTGTTGCTCGTTCCTCAGGCTTTGGTCTCGTTCCCGCTGCGGATTCCGATCCGCATGTCACGCGTGACAGATCCGGTCAACTCCCCCAGCGCGGTCAGCCTGGATGTAACGATGGATCTCGTGTCAGAATCTGAAACCGCGGCGATGGACGGGGGCGTTGACGACACGGCGTTGGACGCATCTGGTGTCGAGGCGGTCGCAACGGCCTTTGTTCCCGAAGTAAAGCCTGCTTCAGCATTGCGGTCGCCTCCCACGATTCAAACACCTCCCACACGATCTCGATTCAGCTTGGCTTCGACCGGCATATTGATTTACGCCTTGGGAGTTGCATTGTGGCTGGCCAGGATTCTGCGGAGCTGGGTGCGGTTGAGAAGGATCGCACGAGAGGCGAGCCGGTTTCCCGACGCCGATACGGAACTTGTCCAAACATGCATGTCGCGAATCGGGTTGGAAAAAATGCCTGACTGCCGGGTTTCATCGGCGATCTCGTCTCCGTTGACGTTCGGCATGATGCATCCCGTGATCCTCGTCCCGCGACAGTTCGAGTCGTTCACCGCCGACCAACGGCGGCATTGTCTGTTGCATGAAATGGCACACGTTGTCCGGCGCGATGCCTGGTGGAATTGGGTCGCCGAAATTACTGCGGCGGTGTACTGGTTTCATCCGTGTGTCCACTGGGCGCGAATTCAATTGCGCCGTTCTCGGGAAGACGCTGCGGATGATGCGGTCATGCGAACGGGAGAACGGCCCGCGTCGTACTCACGCAGCTTGCTGGAAATCTCACAGCAGATCGCCGGGAAAATGGCCAACCCGAGCGTGGCGATTCACTCGGGAACCAATCTGGAGCAACGGATCCGCCGAATCGTGGCGCCGACGCTGCGATTGGATCAACAACCGCGCTGGGCCGTGGCGTTGCTTGCGGCCGGGTTTGTGTCCATCGCCGCGATCAGTTTCAGTGTGGAGAGCGTCGTGGCGCAGAAGCCGCCACTGCCGAATCGAACAGCAGAGACGGACCGAACGTCCCCGCCAGGAAACACGTCCACGCCTGAGAATCTGACTGCCGCGTCGACAGTCGTCGAACCGGCGGAGAAAGAAACGGCATCAGTGAACGAAGCGGGGCTGTTTGATCGGTTTCGCACGGCAAATCGATTCCAACCGAAAACGGAGGCGACCAAACGCATCGAGATCCAATTCCAAGGTCAAGTGGTCGACGATATTGGTCCAGTCGCCGGGGCCGTCGTTTTGATCCGCGAGTTTGTTCCCTCTCCGAATCCAAATGGCAACCACACCGATCCGCCGATTGTTGCCCGAACGATGACGGATTCTGCCGGCCGGTATGAAGTCGATGGCGTCCCCATCGCGCGACTGAAGTCCCCTGTCCGCGCCCGTTGGGAGATTTTGGTGGCCGATCGCGATGGACGTCTCGGGCTCGGCGCCTACGCACTGACATCGTTCACACTCCGTCAACCGAGACCATGGAACGCGTCGGTTGACATTCAGTTGCCCGGACCAGAATCGGTCACCGGTCGAGTCATTGAGTCCGACGGGAATTCGCTGGCCGATGTCCGCGTTGCGGTGAAAGAAATCACCGTCCCCGAAAGCGTCCGCGGTGACGCCGGACCGTTTATGGATCCCGAGCGAGCCAGTTTGCCAAAACAGCCGCATCGATTTTCCTTTCCCACGGACCGAATTCATCTGTCGGCGATCACTGCCGGCGACGGCCAGTTCACTTTTCGAGTGCCGGAGAACGCATCACTGGTGTTGGGGCTGAAACGCGCGGAGTTTTTCCCGCGGTTGGCCCGACTGTCCGCGCCCGGCAGCCCCCAGGCCTCTAGACTTTCCGGGGGCATGATCGAATTGGTGTCGCCGGCAACGATTCCCTTGCGGCGACTGCTTGAGGTTCCGCTGTCGATTCGGAATCCCGAAGGCGATCCGGTGAAGGAGTTCACGTTGGTCGCGTTGCCTTCCGAAGGCAATGCGCCGACGCAACGATTGCAAGTCACTCCCGACGGAACCCTTCGTACCACGGCTGAGTTTTTAAGATCGGTCGCCGGGCCAGACGGTCACGTGCGGTTGATCGCGACGTTCCCGTTCGATTCCGGACTCGTGCATCTCGCCCAATCGGTACCAGCAGAAACCATCATCACCGAGAAGGGTCTGCAGTGGAATGCGCAGCGTGGACGCCAAGCGTCGGGCAGAGTTGTCGTGTCAGACAGCGGCGCGGGGATCGGCGGAGTGGAAGTGTGTTGGCATCAACAACCCGATCGGATCGAAGCCTCTCCGTTAAGTTGCCAGAGCGACGGGCAGGGGCGATGGCAAATGGTCGTCCCGAATGAACGGGGATTTCTATCCGTAATCGGCAGCATCGCCGGGATGGATCTGTTGACTTTCGACGCGTTCAATGAGGATACGTCCGAGACACAACGGTTGACTCAACGTGTTGCTTCGGGAGCGGTGGGATCCGCGTTGACGGTTCCCGATTTTCATGTCGATCGTATTCCGCCCCGGATCGTGACGGTCGTCGACAGCTCCGGTGCGGCGGTCCCGGAGGTCTGGGTCCACAGCGAACATGTCGAAACCATCCAGCGGAATGGCAAGGTCTATCACTTGCCCCAACGCCTGGCCCGACCGGAGCGGACCGATGCCGACGGTCGGTGTTCGCTGGTGCTCAATCGTACGCAATGGCAACACGGATCGATCAAAGTGATCGAGTACAACGACGAAGACGCGGAGCCAAGCCCCGCGTTCATCGGCGCCGTCAAGGAAATCACGCCCGATCCGGGTGCACCGATCAAGCTGGTGCTACGTGAACCCTGGATCGTGACCGGTCGCGTGCTGATCGACGGCCAACCGGCGCGGGGGTTACAGATCGGACTGACCACGCGAATGATCCGCTCCAACGATTTCGGACTGTTCAAGACCGACACCGTTACCTTCGACGGCGACGGCAACTTTGAACTCAAGGGTATCGCGGGACCGGAGTATTCGGTCGCCGTTCGTAAGGTTTCTGGCGACACGCCGACCTACTACTACTGGCAAACGCCGATCGCCGAAGTCGCGCCGGGGCGCTACTCTGTCGGAACGCTCTCCATCGCCAGCGATCAACTCAAAACCCATCAACAGCTGTACGACGAGCGTTATCGGAACGTGGCACCGAACCCGGGTGCGAACGAGTAG
- the dnaG gene encoding DNA primase, whose protein sequence is MALSAMMDLDLKERVRAAVDIVDVVGASLTLVPKGRTLAAHCPWHDDRSPSLTVNQERQTWKCWVCDIGGDVFNFVMHRDGVDFVTALRTLAEQAGIEFQAGPKVEPGSKNDKATLFAAVKLICDAYFDQLDSPQSDDAKIARDYLASRGIDDQHRQLFRIGFAPDSWDFATGLLKREKFRPEIAAAAGVALNRRGGSGSYDLFRGRLMFPIHDMQNRPISMGGRVIPEIATRHGENVGGKYINGPETKLFRKSEQLYGLQLARDSIRKGGQALVMEGYTDVIAARQAGIEPVVAVLGTALGEAHVRTLKRLASRVVLVLDGDAAGQRRADEVLELFIKADADLRVLTLPDALDPADYLDRHGRESLERLVEQSPDALEHKLSSLTAGVDVTHDTHAVMQAIDTMTGILAKAPRMDPLKQDQMILRLSRTFEISQSRLEDRLEKKREEEKAKQRRAAKFRAAAAENAESAKPAPAKPPHRSSPPAPAGSATGPIDPNLLLAEAAGIDPDDSWFPDQSHLSSPDVGSAASRSAASRSAASRSAASGSARSSRGASTAEDREVPLSSFDRELFETMIESPELAGRAVEMIDPDWLDTLSAKMILAAYQELDLQGRDLTAETLLALIENDFLKNEVVTMQFRLAQREGKLSQSPEQRFQSLLEQFRRRENIAEKHRQIAKLETLALDESEELDLLKQLFDSEKHRQQIDR, encoded by the coding sequence GTGGCTTTGTCCGCAATGATGGACCTGGACCTCAAAGAGCGAGTGCGTGCCGCCGTCGACATTGTTGACGTGGTCGGTGCGTCATTGACGCTGGTCCCTAAAGGACGCACGCTGGCGGCCCATTGCCCCTGGCACGACGACCGCTCGCCCTCGCTGACGGTCAACCAGGAACGGCAGACCTGGAAGTGTTGGGTCTGCGACATCGGCGGTGACGTCTTTAATTTTGTCATGCACCGCGACGGCGTCGACTTTGTTACGGCGCTGCGGACACTGGCCGAGCAAGCCGGCATCGAATTCCAGGCCGGCCCCAAAGTCGAACCGGGATCCAAGAACGACAAGGCGACGCTCTTTGCCGCCGTCAAGCTGATCTGTGATGCCTACTTTGATCAACTCGACTCGCCCCAAAGTGACGATGCCAAGATCGCCCGCGACTACTTGGCCAGTCGTGGCATCGACGACCAGCACCGGCAACTGTTTCGCATCGGGTTCGCACCGGACAGTTGGGATTTCGCCACCGGGTTGCTGAAACGCGAAAAGTTTCGCCCCGAAATCGCCGCCGCGGCCGGAGTGGCGTTGAATCGTCGAGGCGGCAGTGGCAGCTACGATCTGTTCCGCGGTCGTTTGATGTTCCCGATTCACGACATGCAAAACCGCCCGATCTCGATGGGCGGTCGCGTGATCCCGGAAATCGCCACGCGGCACGGCGAGAATGTGGGCGGCAAGTACATCAACGGCCCCGAGACCAAGTTGTTCCGGAAATCCGAACAGCTTTACGGATTGCAACTCGCCAGGGACTCGATCCGCAAGGGCGGACAAGCCTTGGTGATGGAAGGGTACACCGATGTCATCGCAGCTCGGCAAGCGGGTATCGAACCGGTCGTCGCAGTCCTGGGCACCGCGCTGGGCGAAGCCCACGTCCGCACGCTCAAGCGATTGGCCAGCCGCGTCGTTCTGGTGCTGGACGGCGATGCGGCCGGACAGCGACGCGCCGACGAGGTGTTGGAGTTGTTCATCAAGGCCGATGCCGACCTGCGAGTCCTGACGCTGCCCGATGCCTTGGACCCGGCCGACTACTTGGACCGGCACGGACGCGAATCGCTGGAGCGACTGGTCGAGCAATCCCCTGACGCGCTCGAGCACAAGCTGAGCTCCTTGACGGCCGGAGTCGACGTCACGCACGACACCCACGCGGTGATGCAAGCGATCGACACGATGACGGGAATCCTGGCCAAGGCGCCGCGGATGGACCCGCTAAAGCAAGACCAGATGATCCTGCGTCTGTCGCGGACGTTCGAAATCTCTCAGTCGCGTTTGGAAGACCGGCTGGAAAAGAAACGCGAAGAGGAGAAAGCGAAACAGCGCCGTGCGGCCAAGTTCCGAGCCGCGGCGGCTGAGAACGCGGAGTCCGCGAAACCGGCGCCCGCCAAGCCCCCGCATCGCTCTTCGCCGCCGGCCCCGGCCGGATCGGCAACCGGTCCGATCGATCCCAACTTGCTGTTGGCCGAAGCCGCCGGCATCGACCCCGACGATTCGTGGTTCCCCGATCAATCGCATTTGTCATCGCCCGACGTCGGATCGGCCGCCAGTAGATCGGCCGCCAGTAGATCGGCCGCCAGTAGATCGGCCGCCAGTGGATCGGCCAGGTCTTCGCGTGGGGCCAGCACTGCTGAAGACCGCGAGGTCCCGCTGAGCAGCTTCGACCGCGAGTTGTTCGAAACGATGATCGAGTCGCCCGAGCTGGCCGGCCGGGCGGTCGAAATGATCGATCCCGATTGGCTGGACACGTTGTCGGCAAAAATGATCTTGGCGGCCTATCAGGAATTGGACCTGCAGGGCCGTGACCTGACCGCCGAAACATTGCTGGCGTTGATCGAAAACGATTTCTTGAAAAACGAAGTCGTCACGATGCAGTTTCGCTTGGCACAACGCGAAGGCAAACTCTCGCAAAGTCCCGAGCAGAGATTTCAGTCGCTGTTGGAGCAATTTCGTCGACGAGAAAACATTGCAGAAAAGCATCGACAAATCGCAAAACTTGAAACATTGGCCTTGGACGAATCCGAAGAGCTGGATCTATTAAAGCAGCTATTCGATTCGGAAAAACATCGTCAGCAAATCGACCGCTAG
- a CDS encoding sigma-70 family RNA polymerase sigma factor: MLLMDRELAELVERSHEQGCLTYDEINAYLPDEDGSPRKLNKLIEAIERFGIKLVDGHSAATVSKRRPEPNVRVLRDVGDDAPAADDDDADDQMPGAAVAEELASVEMPRASDDPIRMYLSQMAEIPLLSRDQEISLAKKIEVTRRQFRRCLLESDYALRHTVEVLHRVHEGELPFDRTIKVSLTEHLTKEQISARMPHNLRTLDRLIVQNREDFEALARKSTPPRLKAEVRRRFIARRRKALELVEELSLRSRRVTPMLARLEEFSKRMNYIRARLAQLGNDAVSRDEAADLRQELRELMILTQETPESLHKRVTKAREHFERFEATKRELSSGNLRLVVSIAKKYRNRGLSFLDLIQEGNTGLMRAVDKYEYRRGFKFSTYATWWIRQAITRAIADQARTIRIPVHMIDVLSKLRQAQKKLTQQLKREPSYEEIAELTEVPLEEVQRVMDIGRHPVSLDRPVGEGEDSSFGEFVEDNDSLNPVHMASGGILRSKIDELLKTLTYREREIIRLRYGLVDGYSYTLEECGRIFKVTRERVRQIEAKAVAKLQSPSRADRLASFIKVAA; the protein is encoded by the coding sequence ATGCTTTTGATGGATCGAGAACTTGCCGAATTGGTAGAGCGTAGTCACGAGCAAGGATGCCTGACCTACGATGAAATCAACGCCTACCTTCCCGATGAAGACGGCAGCCCGAGAAAGCTGAACAAGCTGATCGAAGCGATCGAGCGGTTCGGGATCAAGCTGGTCGACGGGCACAGTGCCGCGACCGTCTCGAAACGTCGTCCCGAGCCCAACGTTCGCGTCCTGCGCGACGTCGGTGACGACGCACCGGCGGCCGATGACGACGACGCAGACGACCAGATGCCCGGCGCGGCCGTCGCCGAAGAACTGGCTAGCGTTGAAATGCCGCGGGCGAGCGACGATCCGATTCGAATGTACCTGAGCCAAATGGCGGAGATCCCGTTGCTGAGCCGCGACCAAGAAATCTCGCTGGCCAAAAAGATCGAAGTCACCCGGCGGCAATTCCGACGCTGTCTGCTGGAGTCCGATTACGCCTTGCGTCACACCGTCGAAGTGTTGCACCGCGTGCACGAAGGCGAATTGCCCTTCGACCGCACCATCAAAGTCTCGCTGACCGAGCACCTGACAAAAGAACAGATTTCCGCGCGGATGCCCCACAACCTCCGCACGCTCGACCGCCTGATCGTGCAAAACCGCGAGGACTTCGAAGCATTGGCGCGCAAGAGCACCCCGCCGCGACTGAAGGCCGAAGTCCGCCGCCGTTTTATCGCACGACGTCGCAAGGCGCTGGAACTGGTCGAGGAGCTGAGTCTGCGGAGCCGACGCGTCACCCCGATGTTGGCGCGTCTGGAAGAGTTCTCAAAACGCATGAATTACATCCGCGCCCGACTGGCGCAACTGGGCAACGACGCGGTCAGCCGAGACGAAGCGGCGGACCTGCGACAAGAGCTTCGCGAATTGATGATCCTGACACAGGAGACGCCGGAAAGTCTGCACAAACGCGTCACCAAGGCACGCGAGCATTTCGAGCGATTCGAAGCCACCAAACGAGAGCTCAGCAGCGGCAACCTGCGACTGGTCGTTTCGATCGCCAAGAAGTATCGAAACCGCGGTCTGTCGTTCTTGGATCTGATCCAAGAAGGCAACACCGGGCTGATGCGTGCGGTCGATAAATACGAGTACCGACGCGGATTCAAGTTCAGCACCTATGCGACCTGGTGGATTCGTCAAGCGATCACGCGGGCGATCGCTGATCAGGCACGTACGATCCGCATTCCGGTTCACATGATCGATGTGCTGAGCAAGTTGCGACAGGCACAAAAGAAGCTGACGCAACAACTCAAACGCGAACCCTCTTATGAGGAGATCGCCGAGTTGACCGAAGTGCCGTTGGAAGAAGTTCAACGGGTGATGGACATCGGCCGGCATCCGGTCAGTCTGGATCGGCCCGTCGGCGAAGGCGAAGACAGCAGCTTCGGCGAGTTTGTCGAAGACAACGACAGTCTGAACCCGGTGCACATGGCTTCGGGCGGCATCCTGCGAAGCAAGATCGACGAACTGCTTAAGACGCTGACGTACCGCGAACGCGAGATCATCCGCTTGCGGTATGGCTTGGTCGACGGCTACAGCTACACGCTGGAAGAGTGCGGGCGGATCTTCAAGGTCACCCGCGAACGTGTTCGACAGATCGAAGCCAAGGCGGTCGCAAAGCTGCAAAGCCCCAGCCGCGCCGACCGACTCGCCTCGTTCATCAAAGTCGCCGCGTAA
- a CDS encoding TIGR01777 family oxidoreductase has translation MKKYVASTTLPVGVEEAFAYHERRGALDRLIPPWKNVTVESSDGSLKRDSVVVLKLKSGPAAIRWVAQHTEYDPPKCFVDVQRRGPFAHWEHRHQFDAAASAGSVLRDSISYKLPLGGFLGASIVRKELETMFAYRHRVTRDDLELAAKYQAAPMQIAVSGASGLVGKKLCSLLTLLGHRVIRLERSLDRAEEDQDALAPWESSSEAEKLSGIDAVVHLAGKPIAQGRWTDSIKQQIRDSRVDLTNRLAAALAKLPTPPKVMVCASAVGIYGDRGNEVLTESSAPGDTFLAKVASEWEQACRPAEQAGIRVANARLGMVLDPRGGALEKMLLPAKFFGGALGDGSQWWSWISADDVIGAIYHAICDQRVSGPFNLTAPEPLTNRDFARTLGQVISRPALIPAPAFGLRLALGEMADALLLASTRVIPSVLQDTGYEFRFTCVDEALRYHLGVNRLESIE, from the coding sequence GTGAAAAAGTATGTGGCTTCAACAACGCTTCCTGTCGGGGTAGAAGAAGCGTTCGCCTACCACGAGCGCCGCGGCGCGCTCGACCGCCTGATCCCACCCTGGAAAAACGTCACGGTGGAATCATCTGACGGAAGCCTGAAACGGGACAGCGTGGTCGTTCTGAAATTAAAATCCGGTCCGGCCGCGATCCGCTGGGTGGCCCAGCACACCGAGTACGACCCGCCGAAATGCTTCGTCGACGTCCAGCGTCGCGGCCCGTTTGCCCACTGGGAACATCGGCATCAATTCGACGCGGCGGCGTCGGCCGGCTCCGTGCTTCGCGACTCGATTTCCTACAAATTGCCGCTCGGCGGATTCTTGGGGGCATCGATCGTTCGGAAAGAACTGGAGACGATGTTTGCCTATCGTCATCGGGTCACACGCGATGATTTGGAGCTGGCGGCCAAGTACCAAGCCGCTCCGATGCAGATCGCGGTCTCGGGTGCGTCCGGTTTGGTCGGCAAAAAACTTTGTTCTCTGCTGACCCTGCTGGGACACCGTGTGATTCGGCTGGAGCGCTCCCTGGATCGAGCCGAAGAGGACCAGGACGCGCTCGCGCCTTGGGAGTCATCGTCTGAAGCGGAGAAGCTTTCCGGTATCGATGCCGTCGTTCATTTGGCGGGCAAACCGATCGCACAGGGGCGCTGGACCGATTCGATCAAGCAACAGATTCGAGACAGCCGCGTTGATTTGACCAACCGTTTGGCGGCTGCACTTGCCAAGCTACCGACTCCACCCAAGGTCATGGTCTGCGCGTCAGCGGTCGGCATCTACGGCGACCGCGGCAACGAGGTGTTGACCGAGTCGAGTGCGCCGGGCGACACCTTCCTGGCAAAGGTCGCATCCGAATGGGAACAGGCATGTCGGCCGGCCGAACAAGCGGGGATCCGCGTCGCCAACGCGCGACTGGGCATGGTGCTGGATCCGCGCGGCGGAGCCCTGGAGAAAATGTTGCTCCCGGCCAAGTTCTTTGGCGGCGCGTTGGGCGACGGAAGCCAGTGGTGGAGTTGGATCTCGGCGGACGACGTGATCGGAGCCATCTATCACGCTATTTGTGACCAGCGGGTTTCGGGTCCGTTCAACCTGACCGCGCCCGAGCCGCTAACCAATCGCGATTTTGCTCGCACACTGGGTCAAGTCATTTCCCGCCCGGCATTAATTCCGGCACCCGCCTTCGGGCTGCGACTGGCACTCGGCGAGATGGCCGATGCGCTACTACTGGCCAGCACCCGTGTGATCCCGTCGGTCCTTCAAGACACCGGGTACGAATTCCGATTCACCTGTGTCGATGAAGCGCTGCGTTATCACCTGGGGGTCAATCGGCTGGAGTCGATCGAATGA
- a CDS encoding sigma-70 family RNA polymerase sigma factor, whose product MASHDELKRRTRCRLREEIEFISNPQFGRRDLGKTLFAEPLNLAPRKTELGVAAIRRSGIDMPIHLGRLCEAPLLTPEQEQMLFQRMNYLLQQAAVHRSQLDPARPSRVRLELIDRLIALASWHRDRIVEANLRLVFSIVKKFVNASNRFDDLLSDGIVALIRAVEKFDFDRGFRFSTYATQVIRRNSYRTVVVNQQERQKTVGGLQDMDLDLTDEGRESAISEKRWHELRSRLSVMLDELDRREKFIIRARFSLGAHRKVHTLQSLANRLGVSKERVRQLERRAMDKLRAMAGDVNLEELETQ is encoded by the coding sequence ATGGCCAGCCACGACGAATTGAAGCGGCGGACCCGATGCCGGCTTCGAGAGGAAATCGAGTTCATCTCCAATCCCCAGTTCGGCCGCCGTGATCTGGGCAAGACGTTATTCGCAGAACCGCTGAACCTGGCTCCGCGAAAGACGGAGCTGGGCGTCGCGGCGATCCGCCGCAGTGGGATCGATATGCCGATCCACCTCGGACGACTCTGCGAGGCCCCCTTGTTGACCCCCGAACAGGAACAGATGCTGTTCCAGCGGATGAATTACTTGCTCCAGCAGGCGGCGGTTCACCGCAGCCAACTCGACCCGGCCCGCCCGTCTCGCGTGCGGCTGGAACTGATCGATCGCTTGATCGCGCTCGCTTCCTGGCACCGCGACCGAATTGTCGAAGCCAACCTGCGGCTCGTTTTCTCGATTGTCAAAAAGTTTGTAAACGCGAGCAACCGATTCGACGACCTGCTCAGCGATGGAATCGTGGCGCTGATCCGCGCGGTCGAAAAGTTTGACTTCGATCGCGGCTTCCGATTCAGCACCTACGCCACCCAGGTCATCCGCCGCAACTCATACCGCACCGTCGTGGTCAACCAACAGGAACGGCAGAAGACGGTCGGTGGGCTGCAGGACATGGACCTGGACCTGACCGATGAAGGCCGTGAGTCGGCGATCAGCGAAAAACGCTGGCATGAACTGCGCAGTCGCCTGAGCGTGATGTTGGACGAACTGGATCGTCGCGAGAAATTCATCATCCGGGCGCGTTTTTCGCTCGGAGCGCATCGCAAAGTGCATACACTGCAGTCACTCGCCAACCGCTTGGGCGTTTCAAAGGAGCGTGTCCGCCAACTCGAGCGTCGGGCGATGGACAAGCTTCGTGCAATGGCGGGTGACGTCAATCTTGAGGAACTGGAGACCCAGTGA
- a CDS encoding B12-binding domain-containing protein has translation MTDSLPQFSPKQIASSLHVSESSVKRWCDQGMIPTVRTVGGHRRITLSGLREFLRSTERTIVNATALGIEASELEIPAKRPPRRLAVRGEGTEPAQQEFRAALAAGDEQRCMTLLEERIALGWTRAETAEDLITDAMRGLGDAWDCGELDVYQERRSCTICTRLIHHLREGVAGLPVDAPIAIGAAPESDPYQLPTALVELALRESGWNAINLGNDLPLDSLIQAAEDYQPKLAWLSVTSVDDPVRFVREQNKLADSLGENVSLIVGGRALDDQLRPRLRYTAHCDSLRHLVELADVLKR, from the coding sequence GTGACTGATTCACTGCCCCAGTTTTCTCCGAAGCAGATCGCCAGCTCGCTGCACGTCAGCGAGTCATCGGTCAAGCGTTGGTGTGACCAAGGGATGATCCCCACGGTGCGGACCGTCGGCGGTCATCGCCGGATCACGCTGTCAGGACTCCGCGAGTTCCTGCGTTCGACCGAGCGGACGATCGTCAATGCGACGGCCTTGGGTATCGAAGCCAGCGAATTGGAGATCCCGGCCAAGCGGCCCCCCCGCCGCCTTGCCGTCCGCGGCGAGGGTACCGAGCCGGCGCAACAGGAATTCCGTGCCGCGTTGGCTGCCGGCGACGAGCAACGTTGCATGACGCTGCTAGAGGAGCGGATCGCGCTGGGGTGGACTCGAGCCGAGACGGCCGAGGACCTGATCACCGACGCGATGCGGGGGCTGGGCGATGCCTGGGATTGCGGCGAGCTGGATGTTTACCAAGAACGGCGCAGCTGCACGATCTGCACGCGGCTGATTCACCATCTCCGCGAGGGGGTTGCGGGACTGCCTGTGGATGCTCCGATCGCAATCGGTGCGGCCCCGGAGTCGGATCCGTATCAACTGCCCACAGCGTTGGTCGAGCTTGCGTTGCGTGAAAGCGGGTGGAATGCGATCAATCTGGGAAATGACTTGCCGCTGGATTCGTTGATCCAAGCGGCTGAGGACTATCAGCCCAAACTGGCGTGGCTGAGCGTGACGTCGGTGGACGATCCGGTTCGGTTTGTGCGCGAGCAAAACAAGCTTGCCGATTCACTGGGGGAAAACGTCAGCTTGATTGTGGGCGGCCGTGCATTGGACGACCAGTTGCGGCCGCGGTTGCGATACACGGCGCATTGCGACAGCCTGCGTCACCTGGTCGAACTGGCCGATGTTTTGAAGCGATAG